TTTTTTGTACCTGATTTCCGCTAACATCAATAATATCAGCATCGTTCAAATCCACTTGAGTATTGGTATAGGTTATTTCAATGAGTGTTTCTCCTTGAAAAGGTCCGTAGATGATTTCTCTTTCATTGGACGCTTTTTGTTCCTTTGTTAACATCTCCAGCTTCCCTTTGTTTTTCGTATATGTGACTAAAACTTCTTGATTATCCCCAATGAAGTTGCCTTCTTTGTCCTTTGGAGGAAATTTATGCTGTATATAACTAACTTCATATCCGTCTAGTGTAGGGATACTAAATGATGATGCTAAAGCACTCACTTGCGCCTGTGCTTTAGCTATTTCATCGTTGGAACCATCCTTTTGACATCCTGATATTAAAAATATAATTGCAGCAATAAAAAATATATATCCAAATTTGTTCATGAAATCACCTCTAATGATTTGAATTAAATACTAATGGGCAATATTAATAGTCCGTAGATATACTTCAGTTACATTCCTCTCAATCCTCTGAATATCCCTAAATATGGAATAATTGAATATACGCTGTGAAAGTGAATTTGTTGCACTAAACTCCTTCTTAGTTCAATGAGAAAATGCTGAACAATGAAGCTTGGTGTTCGTGTCCGTCATAGAGATGTTAGAATTCGCCCATGTCTAAGAACGCCAGAGTAAATCGTCTTCTGACGGTCTCGTATAACTAATACACATATTTGGTCGTTAATTTGATTAAACATAGCTAGTAAATAAGAAATTACATAGTCTTAAGCCTTCAACCCTGCTAAATGTAAAGTCTGTTTCAGACGATCTATATCCACATAAATATCTTCAAATCCCGGAAAACGAATAGCAGGATCTGGCCAGCCTTGACCATACATCATGTAATAATCGAGAGTGTTATGGTTGCTGATCATCCAATATGTTGGAACGACATGCCGATCATGAAAAATTTCAATTACTTGAGTTCCGCTTTGACAAAAAGCCAAATTTGCCAGTCCAGCCCCATGTGCACCCAAGATTACCTTTGCCGAAGCGAATAACTGGATTTGCTGTGCAACCGTCCAATCCTCTAGATAAATGGTTTGAATACTGTATTCCTCAAGGCAACGAGTAACTTCCATTTCATTGATCAAGCGCCTAGTGCTGGCTTTGTTTCGTGAAATATAAATACGCTCAGGAGTGGCGAGCGTTATATCCCTATGTGGCAGGAAAAATTTACGTAGTGTATCCGTAGCCCATGTGGGGTAGTGGGAATTCATCATTAAAGAAGGGACAAGCAGCTGATCAGCTTCATAATAGGCTTCTGGATTTGTCCGGATTACTAACGACTCTGATATGCCTAACATTGCCCAAGTTTGACCTACAAATGGCCCGTAAGGGTTTGGATTCATGATGATAGAGGTATAAGGAATTCCACTTGTTTTGAGCATCGCCAGCCGAGGGAGCACATCATACATCCAGTGGAAATAGTTATGGCTTCCACAAAACGTCAACACGGCTGAGGTCCCTTTTATATGTTGAAGCTTCGGATTATTCCACTGGTGGAACACAGGGTGTTCCTCTGCTTCTAGCATTCTATTTTGCACAGCATCATATTCCTGTGACAGATCAAAGATTAGCTTTCCTTCCGAAGATAGAACAGCACCAGATTCACCCCACACCCTCCCACTAGAGATGGTAGCTACGTAGCCGCCAAAAGGCTGTAAGGAATAAGGCGTTAGAACAGGATGGATGTTTGTTTCAATACTTTTAGGAGCAGTGAAGTCGGTCGCCTGACCGAAATCAAACGGAACAACATGTCCAGCTTCATGGACCATTCCTCTTTGTTCCCATTCTGTTGTAAGTTCCAAGATATTTCGGTAATATCCATGGGGCGTTTCCCCGTTCATAGAAAAACTCATCGGCTCACCTCTTTTGACCAAGTAGAACTCCAAAAACATCATTAAGCTATTCTATGGTACAAAAAACTTTAGGATACCATTCATTCTGAAAAGGGCGAGTGAACGGGGCTCAAGGCAGTTAGTTTCATAAAGGGCTTGACTTGGAGTGAACTCCAAGTGAAATAATAGCAGATATCAGCAAATGAACTTTATTATCTAGCGAAAGAGAGGAATCATTAAATGGACTATGTGAAACTTGGTAATACCGGCCTAGATGTATCAAGGCTGTGTCTAGGCTGTATGAGCTTCGGGGTAGCCGAACGTTGGATTCATAAATGGGTGCTTGATGAGGAGCAGAGCCGGCTGATCATAAAAAAGGCCCTTGAGCTCGGAATTAATTTTTTTGATACGGCTAATGTGTATTCGGACGGAACAAGTGAAGAGATTCTCGGACGAGCTATTAGGGATTATGCTAATCGAGATGAAATTGTCCTTGCCACTAAGGTCTACAATCGTATGCACGAAGGACCGAATGGTGCGGGGCTCTCCAGAAAAGCAATCATGAGTGAGATTGACAAGAGTCTTAAAAGATTAGGAACTGATTATGTGGATTTGTACCAGATTCATCGCTGGGATTATCACACACCTATCGAGGAAACGATGGAGGCTCTTCATGATATTGTTAAGGCGGGTAAAGCGAGATATATTGGTGCTTCAGCTATGTATGCTTGGCAATTTCAAAAAGCTTTATATGTAGCGGAAAAGAATGGTTGGACTCGGTTTGTATCGATGCAGAATCACCTCAACCTTATCTACCGTGAAGAAGAGCGCGAGATGTTGCCACTTTGTAAGGAAGAAAAAATCGGTGTTATTCCTTACAGTCCGCTGGCTTCCGGAAGATTAACTCGCGATTGGGCAGTAACGACACACCGTTCAGAGACCGATCAAATACAAAAATCAAAATATGATGGAACTGCAGATG
This Paenibacillus sp. FSL R5-0345 DNA region includes the following protein-coding sequences:
- a CDS encoding glycosyltransferase family 61 protein; this translates as MSFSMNGETPHGYYRNILELTTEWEQRGMVHEAGHVVPFDFGQATDFTAPKSIETNIHPVLTPYSLQPFGGYVATISSGRVWGESGAVLSSEGKLIFDLSQEYDAVQNRMLEAEEHPVFHQWNNPKLQHIKGTSAVLTFCGSHNYFHWMYDVLPRLAMLKTSGIPYTSIIMNPNPYGPFVGQTWAMLGISESLVIRTNPEAYYEADQLLVPSLMMNSHYPTWATDTLRKFFLPHRDITLATPERIYISRNKASTRRLINEMEVTRCLEEYSIQTIYLEDWTVAQQIQLFASAKVILGAHGAGLANLAFCQSGTQVIEIFHDRHVVPTYWMISNHNTLDYYMMYGQGWPDPAIRFPGFEDIYVDIDRLKQTLHLAGLKA
- a CDS encoding aldo/keto reductase, whose amino-acid sequence is MDYVKLGNTGLDVSRLCLGCMSFGVAERWIHKWVLDEEQSRLIIKKALELGINFFDTANVYSDGTSEEILGRAIRDYANRDEIVLATKVYNRMHEGPNGAGLSRKAIMSEIDKSLKRLGTDYVDLYQIHRWDYHTPIEETMEALHDIVKAGKARYIGASAMYAWQFQKALYVAEKNGWTRFVSMQNHLNLIYREEEREMLPLCKEEKIGVIPYSPLASGRLTRDWAVTTHRSETDQIQKSKYDGTADADRLVVERVAAIAEKHGVPRIHIALAWLLQKEPVTAPIIGATKTSHLEDAVGALSLTLTPQEIMFLEEPYTPHPIIGFN